Proteins encoded within one genomic window of Humulus lupulus chromosome 1, drHumLupu1.1, whole genome shotgun sequence:
- the LOC133806549 gene encoding uncharacterized protein LOC133806549: MASAPEDLSQFDVSNEEKDRLVAEVIRYVLFKTQQTAGCPIKREELTQLVSKNYRHRAIPGFIINEAKEKLSTIFGYEMRELQRSRPSSANQGRSSQQSVADAKSYVIMSKLPGDAYKKYVDDGNTAHLTGFTFVVISIVHLAGGKVAEETLWHHLRRMGLDERGESHPVLGNAKQALETLVQQRYLQKDKVNGPEGTTLFYELAERALDRSVSDRIKEYISEVGKNEATYVDDD; encoded by the exons ATGGCTTCCGCTCCTGAAGATTTATCTCAATTCGATGTTTCCAACGAG GAGAAGGACAGGCTTGTAGCAGAAGTAATCCGCTATGTGCTATTCAAAACCCAACAAACCGCAGGCTGCCCAATCAAGAGAGAGGAGCTCACTCAACTCGTCTCCAAAAACTATCGCCACCGAGCTATTCCTGGCTTTATCATTAACGAGGCCAAAGAGAAGCTTTCAACCATTTTTGGCTATGAAATGAGGGAGCTTCAACGTTCTCGACCTTCGTCGGCAAATCAGGGCCGCTCTTCTCAACAGA GTGTTGCAGATGCAAAATCCTATGTCATCATGAGTAAATTACCGGGTGATGCTTATAAAAAATATGTTGATGATGGAAATACAGCTCACTTGACTGGTTTCACTTTTGTGGTAATTAGTATTGTACATCTTGCTGGGGGCAAAGTTGCTGAAG AGACCCTTTGGCATCATTTGAGGCGGATGGGATTGGATGAACGTGGTGAAAGCCATCCTGTCCTTGGAAATGCTAAGCAGGCATTGGAAACACTTGTCCAGCAAAG ATATTTGCAGAAGGATAAAGTAAATGGACCTGAAGGCACCACTTTGTTTTATGAGCTTGCAGAGAGAGCTTTAGACAGATCTGTCAGTGACAGAATTAAAGAATATATATCAGAG GTTGGGAAGAACGAGGCGACGTATGTGGATGATGACTAG